The window CACTACTTGAAAGATAGCCATCCAATGAATTTTTCAATGATGATGCACGACATGAATCATGAGCTAGACCAACAAACCAAAGGCGAAATCTTTATTATTTGGCATAATAATTATTTCCTTTATTTTGAACAATTGTTTGAACGATTTGCTCAAATTGACGACTTATACTTATCACCTAAACAAATTTCATCTCATTTTTTAAGAGGCTTATCTGCTTATATTGTTGATAAAGACGAACAAAACTTGACACCTGAATTACCCATTGAAGAATTTGTGAAAATATTTTTACATGGCATAATCAAAAAATAAGCAAGAAGGCAGATGCCTTCTTGCTTATTTGATTTGATTTGTTTTATTTTCTACAAATTCTCGTTGCAGTTTCACGTTTAGTTTAGTATATATTCGCTCTTTAAACCACTCTTCGTTCGATGCTTCTATCGCCTCATCTAGATTGAACCAACCTACTTGACTATTTTCATCAGGTTTAATCTTTAACGGTTCCTTTTCATCTGCTTCTAATAAATACGTCACATTCAAGTGCAAATGAGACGGTATGTAATGTCCTCTTTTATCATGACCATCTACTGTTAATACTTCCATTGAAAATATCTCTTCTGATAATGGACGAACTTCACGAAGGCTACTTTCTTCTTTAACTTCTTTCATTGCCACCTCTAGTAAGTTTCTGTTACCATCTGCATGTCCACCGAGCCAAGCCCACGAGTCATACAAATTATGATAAGCCATTAATACTTTATCTTTGGTTTGATTCACAACCCACGCAGAAGCAGTAAAATGCGCACAACGATTAACTCTCGTAAACAGATGCTCTTGTGTGTCTAATAAATCTAACATTAACTTTTTATCTTCTACTTCTTGCTGATTAATAGGTAAATAATTCATCAATTGCTTCTTAATATCCATCGTAACACCTCTTATTTCTTTGCTCAATTATAGCACAAAACCAGTTTTCTCTAAACGAACATTGCAAACCTTTATGTTATAATCTGATCGGAGGGATTTTATGAAAAAAATAATCAAACTACCACTAATCTTTATTGGCGCATTAAGTTTATTGGTACTTATCTATGTCAGCTATTTATTGATTGACTATCATCGTTTACCAGATAACCAAGCACTAACAGCCGTCAATCGCAAAAACTCAGAAGTAGAAAAAAACCAACGTACAGCGTACCAGGTGACTAGCTTTAATATTGGCTACGCGGCATATCCAGCAGACTATTCTTTCTTTATGGATGGCGGGAAATATTCTCGTGCCTATAATAAAGAAACCGTCATGACTAACCTTAAAGGCATCACCGATAATCTAAGTCACTTGAATTCTGATATTATCATGCTTCAAGAAGTGGATACTAAAGGTGATCGTTCAATGGACGTTGATGAAGTGGCTTATATTACCAATCAACTTGCACCCTATCACTATGTATTCGGACAAAATTACGACTCAAGTTACCTATTTTATCCAATCACACAGCCAATAGGCGCTGCAACATCAGGACTACTTTCATTAAGTCGTACACCAATTGAACAAAGTACCCGTTATTCACTACCAATTGAAACAGACTTTAATAAATTTTTCGATTTAGATCGTGCCTTTACTGTTTCTCGTACAACATTAGATGGTCATCCACTAACCTTTATTAATGTGCATTTATCAGCATTCACCAAAGATACTACTATATTGGATAATCAAATAAAAAAATTAGGACAATATATGACGCGTGCATATAAAGCAGGACAAAGTGTGATTGTAGCAGGAGACTTTAACCATGACATGTTAGGCAACAGTCCTGAAGTTTTTAATACTGATACTATTCCTAGAACATGGACACATCCATTCCCAGTCGAGTTGTTACCAGAACACTTCACGATTCCTAAAGGTTCATTAGACAAGGATAATATCCCATCTGTACGTTCTAACGGAGAGCCTTATAAAGCAGATAAATCTTTTGTTTCAATCGTTGATGGGTTTATTGTGTCTGATAATATTAACGTTAAAGACGTTACTGTATTAGATTTAAGCTTCAATTATTCTGACCATCAACCTATTACCTTGTCATTTGAATTCAAACCTTAAACTTACAACTCTAAGTCGGTGTACCCACGCTTACTTAGAGTTTTTTTTATACATAAAAAGGCTGAAACATCGTGACGTTTCAGCCTTTAACTTATCTATTATTTTGTTGATCCTTTGATTTTGAAGCCATGAGGTAAAACGATTTGTTTTTCTTCAACTTCTTCTTTATGCATTAATTTAGTTAATAAACGCATTGATACTGCACCAATATCATATAAAGGCTGGCTAGTTGTTGTAATTTTTGGTCGTGCTACATCTGTTAAGAATGTATTGTTAGATGTGACAATTTCAAAGTCATCAGGTACTTTAATCCCTTGATCTTGGATAGCATTTAAGATTCCTAAAGCTAATGCATCTTGTGTCACAATAGCAGATGTTGCACCACTATTAATTAAACGCTCTGCTAAGTCTTCTGCTACTCTATAATCATAAACTGTTTCAAACACTAATCCTTCTTTATAAGGTAAATTAGCTTCTTTTAATGCCGCTTTATAACCGCTTAAACGTTCTTTACCATTAATTGGGTCCAACAATGAACCTGTGACTAAAGCAATATTTGTGTTACCATTTTTCACAAGTAATTCAACCGACTCTTTACACGCTTTAGCATAATCAATATTTACTGAACCTACTTGGTTATCTGGATCAATTGCACCAGCTAACACTACAGGTGTTTTTGCTCTTGAAAATTCTGCTCTTAATTCATCGGTAATATGGTGTCCCATAAAGACAATACCATCTACCTGTTTTGATAATAGCGTATTTAATACATTCACTTCTTTTTCAGGCTGTCCATCTGAACTTGCTAAAATAATATTGTATTTATACATAGTCGCTACATCATCTATCCCACGTGCTAATGCTGAGAAATAAGCATTGCTAATATCTGGAATGATTACTCCAACTGTGGTTGTTTTTTTGCTAGCTAAGCCTCGTGCTACTGCATTTGGACGATAATCCAAGCGATCGATAACTTCTAATACTTTCTTACGTGTGACAGGTTTAACGTTGGGATTACCGTTAACGACACGTGATACCGTTGCCATTGAAACATTTGCTTCACGAGCAACGTCATAAATTGTAATTGTTTGTTTTTCCATGATTGCCTCCATCTATCTATATCTAGAATTCAAAAATATTTCCTTATGTTTAATCATAATAAGAATAGCAAATGTAAGCACTTTATGCAAGCGTTTTAACGAAGTTCACATAATTTTGTTTTCATTACACATCTTTTTTAACTCTTATGAAACAAAGGTTCCTCTATGATTTTGTAAATTTTCAACTTTTTTCATTATAAGAATAAATAAACGATTTGTAAACTGTTTTGAAAAAAAAAAGAACCTTTTCAGGTCTTTTTTAGTTAATCGATTGTTTTAATGCGTCTAAATTATCATTCATGATGGAAAAATAATCTTTTCCATCTTCAATATCTTTTGACGAAACGGTTTCTAGCGTTGATAAAGTTAATACATCCGCTCCGGTCGCTTTTGAAATGGTATCGGCATATTTACTTGAGCCTGATTGTTCCACATAAATATAGTGAACATGTGATTCCTTAACAAAGTCTTGAAGTGCTGCTAACTGTTTAGGGCTTGGCTCAATATCAGGGGTTAAACCTGCGATTGATACTTGGTCTAAACCATATTCATTTGCCAAATAACCAAACGCTGCATGTTGGGTCACAAATGTTTTGTTTGTTGCATCTTGGAACGCCGCATGAAAATCATGATCTAAGTCATCTAGTCTTGTTTTAAATGAATCAGCGTTTGCTTGATAAAAATCACTATTTTTTTCATCTACTTCAATTAATCCTTTAGTAATAGTAGCTACTTGCTTTTTCGCTAATAAAGGACTTAACCAAACATGTGGATCAACTTCATGATGATGACCTTCGTGATCTTCTACCTCGTGATCATGTTCGTCTTCATGTTCATGCGAATCAGCTTCTTGCGCATGCTCATGTTCTTCAGCTTCTTCTAAAAAATCGATACCTTTTGAAGCTTCAACTACTTTGGTTTTATCTGTATCAATATTCGCTAATACTGAAGATACCCATGTCTCCATTTCTTCGGAACTATATACAAAAATATCAGCAGATTGGATTTTAGCAATATCTTTAGCACTTGGTTCGTAGTCATGAGGTTCAATCTCCCCACTCAACAACATGCTAACCTCACCTTTATCACCTACAATGCTTTTGGTAAAATCATAAACTGGATAAAACGTTGTGACTACCTTTAATCCTTCATCATTTTTGTTGCTATCATTTTTCTTAGCACACGCTGTCACTGATAATGCAGTAAACAATCCCGCTAATACCAATACTATCTTTTTCATATTTCCCCTCCTGTTAAATCGTAATGATTACTATTTAAATTATACACGAATTTGTTCATTACGCAATAAAAAAAGCATCCATACGGACACTTTTTTTATTGAACTATTTTTTACGCCCATTAAAGGCATCTTTTACTTTATCGAAAAAACCTTCTTCTTGCGGACTAACAACCGTCTCTCCACTTGCTTCTGCAAAATCTTTTAACGCTTGTTTTTGAGCATCATTTAGGTTTTTAGGTGTTACAAGTTTAACAATAACATGTTGGTCTCCATTACCAGTACCACGTAATCTAGGTGCCCCTTTGCCTCTTAGACGGAAAGTTGTTCCTGTTTGGGTACCTGCTGGAATTTTTAATTTAACCTCTCCATGTACAGTTGGCACTTCAACTTCAGTTCCCAAACCTACTTGGACAAAATTAACCGGCAGTTCATAAAATATATCTGCACCTTCACGCTCAAATGTTTTACTTTCTTCAACACGGAATACCACATATAAATCTCCATATGGTCCACCATTAATTCCAGCTTCACCTTGTCCGCTTAGACGCATTTGTTGACCATCTTCTACACCAGCTGGTACATTAACTTTCACTTTATGTGTTTCGTTAATTTTTCCAGTACCGTGACAGTCTGTACATTTATCTTTAATTGTTTGACCTTTACCTTGACAATCTGGACAAACTTGACGACTCATCACACGGCCTAGTGGTGTTTGACGTTCAACATTGATAGTTCCTTGACCATGACAACGACTACATGTTTCTGGATGAGTCCCTGGTTTTGCACCACTTCCTGAACATGTCTTACATGATTCTTCACGTTTGTAACTAATGTCTTTTTCAACACCAAAAATTGCCTCTTCAAAGGTTAAATTAATACTATATTGTAGGTCTGATCCTTGACGTGGTGCATTTGGATTACTTGAACGACCACCGCCACCAAAGAACGATTCAAAAATGTCTTCAAAACCTCCAAAACCTCCAAAGCCACCGCCAGCTCCAAAGTTAGGATCTGTAGATGCATGACCATATTGATCATAGGCAGCTCTTTTTTGTGCATCACTTAACACTTCATAAGCTTCCGCTACTTCTTTGAATTTTTCATCAGCATCTGCTTCTTTATTTATATCAGGATGATACTTTTTTGATAGCTTTCTATAAGCTTTTTTAATTTCATCGTCTGAAGCATCTTTCGATACCCCTAGCACTTCATAATAATCTTTTTTTGCCATGGGTTTACCTCCACACTTCTCTAGTTTCAATGCTTTCTTATCATATCATATTATTTACGAATGGCAAACCGTTCATTAACAGTAGTAATCATAGAGAAAGCCAACTACCCTGAGGTGGCTGGCTTTCAATTTGACTAGTCTTTGTTTACTTCTTCGAAGTCACCATCAACGATATCATCTGCTGATCCTTGTGCTTCGCCAGCACCTTCAGCTGCTTGTTGAGCCGCTGCCGCTTGTTCGTATAATTTAACTGTTAAGTTTTGCACGATTTCATTCAATGCATCACGTTTAGTTTTCATTGCTTCTAAATCATTTGCTTCAACTGCTGCTTTTAATTCATCGCGAGCTGCTTCTGCTTGTTTCACTTCAGCTTCGTCTACTTTACCTTCTAAATCAGCTAATGTTTTATCAACTGAGAATAATAAAGCATCTACATCGTTACGTAAGTCTGCTTCTTCTTTACGTGCTTTATCTGCTTCAGCGTTTGCTTCAGCATCTTTCACCATTTTTTCAATTTCATCATCTGATAAGCCAGAAGAAGATTTGATTGTGATTTTTTGTTCTTTTTGAGTACCTAAATCTTTAGCACTTACATTTACGATACCGTCTTTGTCAATATCAAATGTTACTTCGATTTGAGGAACACCACGTGGAGCTGGTGGAATATCTGTTAGTTGGAAGCGTCCTAATGTTTTGTTATCCGCTGCCATTGGACGTTCACCTTGTAACACATGAATATCTACGGCTGGTTGGTTATCTGCTGCTGTAGAGAATACTTGTGATTTGCTTGTTGGGATTGTTGTGTTACGGTCAATTAATTTAGTAAAGACTGCACCCATTGTTTCAATACCTAATGATAAAGGCGTTACGTCTAATAAAACAACATCTTTAACATCTCCGGCAATAACTCCACCTTGGATAGCAGCACCCATTGCAACTACTTCATCAGGGTTAACTGATTTGTTAGGTGTTTTGTTTGTTTCTTTTTGTACAGCGTCCACAACCGCTGGAATACGTGTTGAACCACCTACTAAGATAACTTCGTCAATTTCAGAAGCTGATAAACCAGCATCTTTTAATGCTTGACGTACAGGTAATTTAGTACGTTCAACTAAGTCAGCTGTTAATTCATCAAATTTAGCACGAGTTAATGTCATTTCCATATGTAATGGACCTGCTGCTCCTGCAGTAATAAACGGTAAGCTAATTTGAGTGCTTGTCACACCTGATAAATCTTTTTTAGCTTTTTCTGCAGCGTCTTTCAAACGTTGAACAGCCATTTTATCTTGAGATAAATCAATGCCGTTTTCTTTTTTGAATTCTTCTACTAAGTAGTTCATGATTTTGTTATCAAAGTCATCCCCACCTAAATTGTTATCACCTGCTGTTGATAATACATCAAAAACACCGTCTCCTAACTCAAGGATAGACACGTCAAATGTACCACCACCAAGGTCAAATACTAAAACTTTTTCTTCTTTATCTGTTTTATCTAAACCGTAAGCTAATGCTGCTGCAGTTGGTTCGTTAACGATACGTTCTACTTCTAAACCTGCGATTTTACCAGCGTCTTTAGTTGCTTGACGTTGTGAGTCGTTGAAGTAAGCAGGAACAGTGATAACTGCTTTTGTTACTTTTTCACCTAAATATTCTTCAGCGAAACCTTTTAAGTATTGTAATGTCATGGCTGAAATTTCTTGAGGTGTGTATGATTTACCTTCGATGTCTACTTTGTAACCAGCTTCACCCATATGACGTTTGATTGACGCAATAGTGTTGGGGTTAGTTACAGCTTGGCGTTTCGCTACTTCACCTACTTGAATTTCGCCATCTTTAAATGATACAACAGATGGTGTTGTACGATTTCCTTCTGGATTTGGAATAATTTTAGCTTCTCCGCCTTCTAATACAGCTACCGCAGAGTTAGTAGTACCTAAGTCAATACCGATAATTTTACTCATATTAAATCGTCTCCCTTAATTTTCTTTTTATATTATTATTGTGCCACGATAACCATTGATGGTCGTAACACGCGATCATGTAATTTGTAACCTTTTTGAAGTTCATGAATAATTTGATCAACTGCTTGTTCTTCTGAAGCAGGCATTGTTTGAACTGCTTGATGTAAATTTGGATCAAACACTTCATTTAGCGCAGGAATTGTTTCAACACCTGCTGATTTAAGAGCATTCAACAAACTATCTCTTACCATCTCAACACCTTTTTTAAGGCTTTCACCATTTTCATCGGTTACTTCTGTTTCTAATGCACGTTCTAAATTATCAATTGCAGGTAATAATTCTTTTGCTAAATCTTGTGAACGGTAACGTGCAGCTTGTTCACGCTCTTTTTGATTACGATTTCGCATATTAATCATTTCTGCTTGAACTCTTAATAATTGATCCTCTAATTCATTGACCTTTACTTCCAGTTCTTCTTCTTTTGATAGTTCAATGACTTCTTCAACTTCCTCTACCATATCTTCAGTAGATGCTTGAGTTGTTTCAGTTGCTTGTTCTTCTTGAATCATTTCTTCATTGATTTCTTCTGACAACTGGCTCACCCTTTCTTTTATGAATCTAATAGGCGATAATAATCGCTTAAATAATCCGCTAATTCTTTTCTGTAAGTATCCATTAATGTAAACACTTTTGAATAGGCCATATTGGTTGGACCGATAATCGCAATCGTTCCATTGCCATATTCACTTATTTCATACGAAGCCGTAATCATACTCATATTGGCTAACAATTCGTTATCATTTTCTGAGCCAATTCGGAATTCAATACCATTAGATGGCGTTGAAATCATCGTTGACAATAATTCTTGATTATCCATTAATGAATAGAAAGATTTAATTTGATGAACATCTGAAATCAATTGATTTCCTAGCAAATTCATTTGTCCACTAATGTACACTTTGTCTTTAAACGTTCCAGATAAAATAGTATCAAAAACATCCATTACGCCTCGCGTTGTAACAAAATATTTCTGTAAGATCATAGGAATTTCCGTTCTCAACTTGTTGTACACCGTTAACAAAGGTTCACCAACTAATTTATCGTTAGCAATCGATACAATGGTTTCAATATCGCTAAAAGATAGATGTTCTGGCATTTTGAACACTCGACTTTCTACGTTACCCTTATCTGTTATAATAATGGCCACTAATTGCTGCTTGTTAAGTGGAATCACTCGAAAGCCAGTCAACCGTCGATTACTCATCTCCGGTCCTAACGAAATAGCAGTGTAGCTAGTTAATTCAGATAAAAACTCAGCAGAATGTGCCATAATATCATTTAGCGCTGTATATTCTTGACCAAATGATTGGCGTATCTTAGTTAAGTCTTCTTGCCTCATCTGTGATGGTTGTAATAGATGATCCACATAGAATCGATACCCCTTCAATGAAGGTACACGACCAGCTGATGTATGAGGTTTCTCTATCAACCCTTGATTTTCTAAAACAACCAAATCATTCCTAATTGTTGCAGAACTTGCCTTAATCCCAGCGTTCATTAACGTCTTAGACCCAATTGGCTCTCCTGTTTCAGTATTCAATTGAATCACTAATCGCAAAATATCTAATTGTCGTTGTGATAACATTCTATCCACCCCTTTTTAGCACTCAAAACATATAAGTGCTAATCACAATACTAAGTATATCAGTTAGATTATTAGTTGTCAACGGAAAAACATCATTTTTTAGCACTCTTTTATCAAGAGTGCTAAACACGTTTCTACCTAGCTATCATTGTTCGTTTGGACTATCAAAAAAGGCATTTCGCTTTCACGAAACACCTTTACAACTATGTCATAATACACCAGATGGTCACAGCATTAATCAATTAGGAATTTTTCAAACACTTCATTGCCTAAAATCAACCCATGTTTTGTTAACGCGATACGATCATCTTTTATTTGAATTAAGTCTTGCTTTTCTAATTCCGGTAGTACTTTTCCGTATACATCATAAAAATCACGGTCAAATTTCTGATTAAACTCATTAATAGATATGCCTGCTAATTTTCTTAATCCTAAGAACATCTGCTCTTCCATAACGTTTTTGGTTGATAACTTTTCAACTTCACGGATAGGTAGCTGATTCTCTCTTAATGGCTTCAAATAGTGT is drawn from Vagococcus xieshaowenii and contains these coding sequences:
- the hrcA gene encoding heat-inducible transcriptional repressor HrcA, producing the protein MLSQRQLDILRLVIQLNTETGEPIGSKTLMNAGIKASSATIRNDLVVLENQGLIEKPHTSAGRVPSLKGYRFYVDHLLQPSQMRQEDLTKIRQSFGQEYTALNDIMAHSAEFLSELTSYTAISLGPEMSNRRLTGFRVIPLNKQQLVAIIITDKGNVESRVFKMPEHLSFSDIETIVSIANDKLVGEPLLTVYNKLRTEIPMILQKYFVTTRGVMDVFDTILSGTFKDKVYISGQMNLLGNQLISDVHQIKSFYSLMDNQELLSTMISTPSNGIEFRIGSENDNELLANMSMITASYEISEYGNGTIAIIGPTNMAYSKVFTLMDTYRKELADYLSDYYRLLDS
- the ccpA gene encoding catabolite control protein A → MEKQTITIYDVAREANVSMATVSRVVNGNPNVKPVTRKKVLEVIDRLDYRPNAVARGLASKKTTTVGVIIPDISNAYFSALARGIDDVATMYKYNIILASSDGQPEKEVNVLNTLLSKQVDGIVFMGHHITDELRAEFSRAKTPVVLAGAIDPDNQVGSVNIDYAKACKESVELLVKNGNTNIALVTGSLLDPINGKERLSGYKAALKEANLPYKEGLVFETVYDYRVAEDLAERLINSGATSAIVTQDALALGILNAIQDQGIKVPDDFEIVTSNNTFLTDVARPKITTTSQPLYDIGAVSMRLLTKLMHKEEVEEKQIVLPHGFKIKGSTK
- a CDS encoding metal ABC transporter substrate-binding protein, producing the protein MKKIVLVLAGLFTALSVTACAKKNDSNKNDEGLKVVTTFYPVYDFTKSIVGDKGEVSMLLSGEIEPHDYEPSAKDIAKIQSADIFVYSSEEMETWVSSVLANIDTDKTKVVEASKGIDFLEEAEEHEHAQEADSHEHEDEHDHEVEDHEGHHHEVDPHVWLSPLLAKKQVATITKGLIEVDEKNSDFYQANADSFKTRLDDLDHDFHAAFQDATNKTFVTQHAAFGYLANEYGLDQVSIAGLTPDIEPSPKQLAALQDFVKESHVHYIYVEQSGSSKYADTISKATGADVLTLSTLETVSSKDIEDGKDYFSIMNDNLDALKQSIN
- the dnaK gene encoding molecular chaperone DnaK, which encodes MSKIIGIDLGTTNSAVAVLEGGEAKIIPNPEGNRTTPSVVSFKDGEIQVGEVAKRQAVTNPNTIASIKRHMGEAGYKVDIEGKSYTPQEISAMTLQYLKGFAEEYLGEKVTKAVITVPAYFNDSQRQATKDAGKIAGLEVERIVNEPTAAALAYGLDKTDKEEKVLVFDLGGGTFDVSILELGDGVFDVLSTAGDNNLGGDDFDNKIMNYLVEEFKKENGIDLSQDKMAVQRLKDAAEKAKKDLSGVTSTQISLPFITAGAAGPLHMEMTLTRAKFDELTADLVERTKLPVRQALKDAGLSASEIDEVILVGGSTRIPAVVDAVQKETNKTPNKSVNPDEVVAMGAAIQGGVIAGDVKDVVLLDVTPLSLGIETMGAVFTKLIDRNTTIPTSKSQVFSTAADNQPAVDIHVLQGERPMAADNKTLGRFQLTDIPPAPRGVPQIEVTFDIDKDGIVNVSAKDLGTQKEQKITIKSSSGLSDDEIEKMVKDAEANAEADKARKEEADLRNDVDALLFSVDKTLADLEGKVDEAEVKQAEAARDELKAAVEANDLEAMKTKRDALNEIVQNLTVKLYEQAAAAQQAAEGAGEAQGSADDIVDGDFEEVNKD
- the grpE gene encoding nucleotide exchange factor GrpE, producing MNEEMIQEEQATETTQASTEDMVEEVEEVIELSKEEELEVKVNELEDQLLRVQAEMINMRNRNQKEREQAARYRSQDLAKELLPAIDNLERALETEVTDENGESLKKGVEMVRDSLLNALKSAGVETIPALNEVFDPNLHQAVQTMPASEEQAVDQIIHELQKGYKLHDRVLRPSMVIVAQ
- a CDS encoding TetR/AcrR family transcriptional regulator; the protein is MKQKIIDLATELFMKQGYLATSTRQIAKELNITQPALYHHYKNKEQIYIEVLKNFSNKIGIQLHQIIHSEPNNEEALIKICHYLKDSHPMNFSMMMHDMNHELDQQTKGEIFIIWHNNYFLYFEQLFERFAQIDDLYLSPKQISSHFLRGLSAYIVDKDEQNLTPELPIEEFVKIFLHGIIKK
- a CDS encoding endonuclease/exonuclease/phosphatase family protein yields the protein MKKIIKLPLIFIGALSLLVLIYVSYLLIDYHRLPDNQALTAVNRKNSEVEKNQRTAYQVTSFNIGYAAYPADYSFFMDGGKYSRAYNKETVMTNLKGITDNLSHLNSDIIMLQEVDTKGDRSMDVDEVAYITNQLAPYHYVFGQNYDSSYLFYPITQPIGAATSGLLSLSRTPIEQSTRYSLPIETDFNKFFDLDRAFTVSRTTLDGHPLTFINVHLSAFTKDTTILDNQIKKLGQYMTRAYKAGQSVIVAGDFNHDMLGNSPEVFNTDTIPRTWTHPFPVELLPEHFTIPKGSLDKDNIPSVRSNGEPYKADKSFVSIVDGFIVSDNINVKDVTVLDLSFNYSDHQPITLSFEFKP
- the dnaJ gene encoding molecular chaperone DnaJ, with protein sequence MAKKDYYEVLGVSKDASDDEIKKAYRKLSKKYHPDINKEADADEKFKEVAEAYEVLSDAQKRAAYDQYGHASTDPNFGAGGGFGGFGGFEDIFESFFGGGGRSSNPNAPRQGSDLQYSINLTFEEAIFGVEKDISYKREESCKTCSGSGAKPGTHPETCSRCHGQGTINVERQTPLGRVMSRQVCPDCQGKGQTIKDKCTDCHGTGKINETHKVKVNVPAGVEDGQQMRLSGQGEAGINGGPYGDLYVVFRVEESKTFEREGADIFYELPVNFVQVGLGTEVEVPTVHGEVKLKIPAGTQTGTTFRLRGKGAPRLRGTGNGDQHVIVKLVTPKNLNDAQKQALKDFAEASGETVVSPQEEGFFDKVKDAFNGRKK
- a CDS encoding NUDIX hydrolase, with the protein product MDIKKQLMNYLPINQQEVEDKKLMLDLLDTQEHLFTRVNRCAHFTASAWVVNQTKDKVLMAYHNLYDSWAWLGGHADGNRNLLEVAMKEVKEESSLREVRPLSEEIFSMEVLTVDGHDKRGHYIPSHLHLNVTYLLEADEKEPLKIKPDENSQVGWFNLDEAIEASNEEWFKERIYTKLNVKLQREFVENKTNQIK